The following are from one region of the Ruficoccus sp. ZRK36 genome:
- a CDS encoding glutamate decarboxylase, with protein MSLHAKHSILSEINDEVFASSGLSGSLPKYRFPKDETAARDAYQLVHDELMLDGNARQNLATFCQTWEEPEVHKLMDECIDKNMIDKDEYPQTAEIEARCVHMLADLWNSPDAANTVGCSTTGSSEAAMLGGMAMKWRWRAKRRAEGKSTEKPNMICGPVQVCWHKFARYWDIELREIPMEGDRLIMTPEEVIKRCDENTIGVVPTLGVTFTGQFEPVKAVNDALDKLQAETGLDIPIHVDGASGGFLAPFCAPDLLWDFRLPRVKSVNASGHKFGLAPLGAGWIIWREKQDLPEDLVFKVNYLGGDMPTFALNFSRPGGQVIAQYYDFVRLGKEGYGKIHGACYETAQHFAREIEKLGPFSVIYDGNPAEGIPCVSWMVKPGAELSYSLYDLADRLRVRGWQVPAYSMPPKREDLVIQRVLVRHGVTRDLINLLLEDFKRCLEYFEKHPVSSPVTSEEATGYHH; from the coding sequence ATGTCCCTACACGCCAAGCATTCCATTCTCTCTGAGATAAACGACGAGGTCTTCGCCTCCAGCGGTCTGTCCGGTTCGCTGCCCAAGTACCGTTTCCCCAAAGACGAGACCGCCGCCCGCGATGCCTACCAGCTCGTGCACGATGAGCTTATGCTCGATGGTAACGCCCGCCAGAATCTGGCCACGTTCTGCCAGACCTGGGAGGAGCCTGAGGTGCACAAGCTCATGGACGAGTGCATCGACAAGAACATGATCGACAAGGACGAGTACCCGCAGACCGCCGAGATCGAGGCCCGCTGCGTGCACATGCTCGCCGACCTGTGGAACTCTCCCGACGCCGCCAACACCGTCGGCTGCTCGACTACCGGCTCCAGTGAGGCCGCCATGCTTGGCGGGATGGCTATGAAATGGCGCTGGCGGGCCAAGCGTCGCGCTGAGGGTAAGAGCACTGAAAAGCCTAACATGATCTGCGGCCCCGTCCAGGTCTGCTGGCATAAGTTCGCCCGCTACTGGGACATCGAGCTGCGCGAAATTCCCATGGAGGGCGACCGCCTGATCATGACACCGGAGGAGGTTATCAAGCGCTGCGACGAAAACACGATCGGTGTCGTACCGACTCTCGGGGTCACTTTCACCGGCCAGTTCGAGCCGGTCAAGGCCGTCAACGACGCGCTGGATAAACTGCAGGCCGAAACCGGGCTGGACATTCCGATCCACGTGGACGGTGCCAGCGGCGGCTTCCTCGCTCCTTTCTGTGCCCCCGACCTGCTGTGGGACTTCCGTCTGCCGCGCGTTAAGTCGGTCAATGCCTCCGGGCACAAGTTCGGGCTCGCTCCGCTCGGGGCCGGTTGGATCATCTGGCGTGAAAAGCAGGACCTGCCCGAGGACCTTGTATTCAAAGTCAACTACCTCGGTGGCGATATGCCGACCTTTGCGCTGAATTTCTCCCGCCCCGGTGGGCAGGTGATCGCGCAGTACTATGACTTCGTCCGCCTGGGTAAGGAGGGCTACGGCAAGATCCATGGCGCCTGCTACGAAACTGCCCAGCACTTTGCCCGTGAGATCGAAAAGCTCGGGCCCTTCTCCGTGATCTACGACGGTAATCCCGCAGAGGGCATCCCCTGTGTGAGCTGGATGGTCAAGCCCGGAGCAGAGCTTTCGTATTCCCTGTACGACCTGGCTGACCGCCTGCGTGTGCGTGGCTGGCAGGTGCCCGCCTACTCGATGCCGCCCAAGCGTGAGGACCTCGTCATCCAGCGTGTACTGGTCCGCCACGGCGTGACGCGGGACTTGATCAACCTGCTCCTCGAGGATTTCAAGCGCTGCCTGGAGTACTTTGAAAAGCATCCGGTGTCCTCGCCGGTGACTTCTGAAGAGGCGACCGGCTACCACCACTAG